One window of Hoplias malabaricus isolate fHopMal1 chromosome 16, fHopMal1.hap1, whole genome shotgun sequence genomic DNA carries:
- the apc2 gene encoding adenomatous polyposis coli protein 2, with product MMANSVASYDQLVRQVEDLRKENSHLRRELEDNSHHLSKLENETSDMKEVLKQLQSKLEQEACTLASSGRADVLDQLKELHMDLTNYYELKYQPHNLRVCPETMASQAGDLEDRTPLPPASISRARSPVCLSSRQNSSVSGEGTAVHPGHLHSAIMGDGRVTAQHLEELCKERTMLLSEIEKEERERHWYYSQLQGLSQRLAELPRIDTFSIQMDLIRQQLEFEAQQLRSVMEERFGTSDEMVQRTQIRVARLEQLEKELQEVQGSRGTQEKNAQTESQSVECLSKMANPEQDNGASTSSVMEAPGEAGSKVEMVFWLLSMLASRDREEMSRTLLAMSSSQESCIAMRKSGCVPLLVQILHDGGSGETGGAVGCSREARSRASAALHNIVYSQPDEGQARREMRVLHVLEQIRSHCENGWDWIENHLRTPSPGGAKTDIPEPVDPQICQAMCAIMKLSFEEEYRRAMNELGGLQVIAELMQLEQELYNMQNEPMNMALRRYAGMALTNLTYGDVVNKATLCSKKSCLQAIVAQLTSDSEELHQVVSSILRNLSWRADINSKRALRDVGSVSALMTCALQATKESTLKSVLSALWNLSAHSTENKVAICSVDGALGFLVSTLTYRCQTNSLAIIESGGGILRNVSSLVATRDDYRQILRDHNCLQTLLQHLRSHSLTIVSNACGTLWNLSARSPKDQELLWDLGAVSMLRNLIHSKHKMIAMGSAAALRNLLTNRPLKYKDTAVVSPGSCMPSLYMRKQKALEAELDAKHLAETFDSIEKQSPKHLNINKPLRHIESLAKDYASDSGCFDDDEAPNVSSSLDTGTFSMLSMFLNNSNFLHNQPRKREGEPEHDVVPLQTDEKKTQPPDDEVTVAAEKLAKKITNTVAKIDKLVEDITMHTSSEDSFSLSSEDHFAEWNYGPDDLHEARAKSCSPCGLSDTNSFSHKERFSRAHALLRLKNANSSLSNDSLNSGSTSDGYCGSKDQIRSSMRPAEQKRPNKLDLKVAHEELLSVSKIMCQNEIPERDSETTKDLKLPDQGSADEEKGQDPLIATPATVSTRVSSDTSVPTIKLSPSYQHVPLIQSVARFGVAKTAINVQAAQAMRRQAWVPAVMTGGSISNFSPVCAARSPTIGQLETPQKYSVENTPICFSRCSSLSSLSSGDGALDGQSQSENELESDSSLEIIEVEDGDEVKKEEEDETLEDLSDSQLLMTDQKTCPTSSSTSDPIQIPCTIRHEKTFLRALSPVMNEDRTPSSSSDNYIHETPLVMSRCSSVSSLGSFESPSIASSVQSDPCSEMISGTVSPSDLPDSPGQTMPPSRSKTPCCAESSGPEQQNLGGVAGQWENSLRKFMEIADFKERFNLPPDLDTMIYFTVEKPIENFSCASSLSALPLHEHYVQKDVELKLTPLLNQQDNDTEYAGQRDASDDPSCMDQDQYSEGNSDDDIEILKECINSAMPSRFKKVRPNMMSTLSNQVLNTQPRRSVHLPVYMVLQNNNNQMCSGRKVGMCMKDIHHDDSSYTDSAEGTPIYFSSTTSLSDETLQYPVKMKGSKDWRSRNKETQELIDIEARRIEELRLFSRFHKSTKMACQSEIITNQMNKTMKQMTPTQRLLVQSKEMAAKMTQQRVQSQSPVRQIQKQGHNLSQSMPHLNIPVRRQGTDVYQNQRTYSRSNTQENTAFQSLRHPAPTDGAIYSLYDNEMDKEDAVMARARARQKQLNDPSKNNLAVNYANSKGRLDNFQRNGFHRIKQNLIMEEAPPCYSLSSSLSSLSDAEFEEHQVKSQRVWLRNKQNLTSNPVQCPQKGQHVQNQFEDNSSPSSVSMDSEDDLLLKCITSAMPKQKKKQATRKRKGEKKQKQKTTLHKESEDWGPDNDLGSDEMASDKDSDLNSVEWRAIQEGANTIITKLQASKSQDPSSESESVLSFISGSSFTPKPDIDDKKKVFKDNKKANKPLDFAPRKPVPNLPVVFRGRTVIYMPKKETTLSQRPPPKKATTKTDAPKNPNLAQHRSRSLHRLGRPNDCTQLSLPKRSSTPPARIPKSSSSGSSQSSTPSRQPSKKVISPTQTVKQSQKSVASAPSSPPDNKGSVSTPSQNPRSSADSKTQKSPVRIPFMQSQSRAISPLVTNQPTNANRPHNQLQGKRILPANRLDLVRMTSAHSRSGESDRNSFLRQLTFIKETSNLSRQDAPCSRSVPTSKHGSPRRACPGAPAVFLCSSRCQELKPIPQFPRRVQGVQGSRNGQEQGILKQNMNLSRANSTDRNLTVKRPVRRTSSESPSRVPQRSVPEPKQREKREDTFKRYSSSPSINVLSRVTSRSSLRSSSSDSSGRAKSEKDMKQRQNRIGSRISNSKVTWRRIRDEDVPQILKSTLPPTALPLVPSPEGHKPVLPPPSLPGKLPTITLISRKTSDATVQTEDFSTNKTNSSTSPTIENGTIISEEAAKMAVLRRISMTSGNNLQDGDSDGSLKNYSTASTSTFQSVESSHSGGIGHFRQSSPSKAVRVTPFNYVPSPMACCSQETQSQAKISEKSGEKLEA from the exons GAggttctgaagcagctgcagagTAAACTGGAGCAGGAGGCTTGCACTCTCGCCTCTTCAGGGAGAGCTGATGTGCTCGACCAGCTCAAAG AATTGCACATGGACTTGACCAACTATTATGAGCTCAAATACCAGCCTCACAATCTGCGTGTGTGTCCTGAGACCATGGCAAGTCAAGCAGGTGATTTAGAGGACAGAACACCTCTTCCCCCAGCCAGTATCAGCAGAGCCAGGAGCCCTGTCTGCTTATCGTCCCGCCAGAACTCTTCAGTGTCAGGAGAGGGCACGGCTGTCCACCCTGGACACCTCCACTCAGCCATAATGGGAGATGGCCGTGTGACAGCACAGCATTTAGAGGAACTCTGCAAGGAGAG GACTATGCTGCTGAGTGAAatagagaaagaggagagagagcgtCACTGGTATTATTCTCAGCTGCAGGGTCTTTCACAGAGGCTGGCGGAGCTGCCCCGGATTGACACA TTTTCCATACAAATGGATCTTATTCGCCAGCAGTTAGAATTTGAGGCCCAGCAACTGCGTTCAGTCATGGAGGAACGTTTTGGTACCAGTGATGAAATGGTCCAGAGAACCCAG atcCGTGTGGCTCGTCTGGAGCAGTTGGAGAAAGAACTGCAGGAGGTACAGGGCTCTCGTGGCACACAGGAGAAGAACGCTCAGACGGAGAGTCAG AGTGTTGAGTGCCTCTCCAAAATGGCCAACCCTGAGCAGGACAATGGAGCTTCCACTAGCTCTGTGATGGAGGCACCTGGAGAGGCAGGCAGCAAA GTAGAGATGGTGTTTTGGCTGCTGTCTATGCTGGCCTCCAGAGATCGGGAAGAAATGTCCCGCACTTTATTAGCTATGTCCAGCTCACAAGAAAGCTGCATCGCCATGCGTAAGTCTGGCTGTGTCCCCTTGTTGGTCCAAATACTGCATGACGGCGGGTCAGGAGAGACTGGAGGAGCTGTAGGCTGCAGCCGTGAGGCTCGATCACGTGCTAGTGCGGCTCTGCACAACATTGTATACTCGCAGCCCGATGAAGGACAAGCACGACGGGAAATGAGGGTGCTACATGTGCTGGAACAGATCCGCTCACACTGCGAGAATGGCTGGGACTGGATTGAGAACCACCTCAGAACCCCATCACCTGGAGGTGCAAAGACTG ACATCCCAGAGCCGGTAGATCCTCAGATTTGTCAGGCCATGTGTGCTATAATGAAGCTGTCCTTTGAGGAGGAGTACCGAAGAGCCATGAATGAACTTG GTGGTCTTCAGGTCATTGCAGAATTAATGCAGTTGGAACAGGAGCTGTATAACATGCAAAATGAACCAATGAATATGGCCCTGCGAAGATATGCTGGGATGGCACTCACTAACCTCACATATGGAGATGTTGTGAATAAG gcCACACTTTGCTCAAAGAAAAGCTGCCTTCAAGCCATTGTTGCCCAGCTTACATCTGATAGTGAGGAATTACATCAg GTGGTCTCAAGTATTCTTAGGAACCTTTCATGGAGGGCTGACATCAACAGCAAGAGAGCTCTTCGTGATGTTGGCAGTGTATCAGCACTAATGACCTGTGCACTTCAGGCTACAAAg GAATCCACCTTGAAAAGTGTGCTAAGTGCTTTATGGAATTTGTCAGCACATAGCACTGAGAATAAAGTGGCAATATGCTCTGTTGATGGTGCTCTTGGGTTTCTGGTCAGTACCCTTACCTATCGGTGCCAAACCAACTCACTGGCAATCATTGAGAGTGGTGGAGGGATTCTGCGCAATGTCTCCAGCCTTGTAGCCACCAGAGACGATTACAG ACAAATCCTCAGGGATCACAACTGCCTCCAGACTTTGTTACAACACTTACGATCACACAGTCTAACCATTGTAAGCAACGCATGTGGAACCCTGTGGAATCTCTCCGCTCGAAGTCCAAAGGACCAGGAATTACTGTGGGACCTAGGAGCTGTGAGCATGCTACGCAATCTCATCCATTCAAAGCACAAAATGATAGCCATGGGAAGTGCTGCAGCTTTGAGAAACCTCCTCACAAACCGTCCTCTCAAGTATAAAGATACTGCTGTTGTATCTCCAGGCTCATGCATGCCTTCGCTCTATATGAGGAAACAGAAAGCACTGGAGGCTGAGCTAGATGCAAAACACCTGGCAGAAACCTTTGATTCAATTGAGAAGCAAAGCCCTAAGCATTTGAATATTAACAAGCCCCTACGACACATAGAGAGTTTGGCAAAGGATTACGCCTCAGATTCTGGATgttttgatgatgatgaagcCCCTAATGTTTCAAGCAGCTTAGACACGGGGACATTCTCTATGCTCTCTATGTTCTTGAACAACTCCAACTTCCTTCATAATCAGCCTCGCAAGAGAGAAGGCGAACCCGAGCACGATGTGGTGCCTTTACAAACAGATGAAAAAAAGACACAACCTCCTGATGATGAAGTCACTGTTGCAGCTGAAAAGTTGGCAAAGAAGATCACCAACACTGTGGCTAAAATTGACAAGCTGGTGGAAGACATTACCATGCACACATCTTCAGAGGACAGCTTCAGTCTCAGTTCTGAGGACCATTTTGCTGAATGGAATTATGGGCCTGATGATCTTCATGAAGCACGAGCTAAGTCATGCTCCCCTTGCGGTCTTTCTGATACCAACTCATTTTCACACAAAGAGCGCTTCAGCAGAGCTCATGCCCTCTTGCGACTTAAAAACGCCAACTCAAGTTTGTCCAATGACAGCCTTAACAGTGGTAGCACTAGTGATGGTTACTGTGGGAGTAAGGACCAGATTCGATCTTCAATGAGGCCAGCAGAGCAAAAACGACCAAACAAGCTTGACCTTAAAGTAGCTCACGAGGAACTGCTGAGTGTTTCCAAAATAATGTGTCAGAATGAGATACCTGAGAGAGATTCAGAGACCACAAAAGATCTGAAGTTGCCTGATCAGGGTAGTGCAGATGAAGAAAAGGGTCAAGACCCTCTTATCGCAACACCAGCAACTGTGTCAACCAGGGTATCTTCTGATACCAGTGTACCTACTATTAAGCTTTCTCCCTCCTATCAACATGTTCCACTCATCCAAAGTGTTGCCAGGTTTGGTGTTGCAAAGACTGCTATTAATGTTCAGGCAGCTCAGGCAATGAGAAGACAAGCCTGGGTCCCAGCCGTGATGACTGGAGGAAGTATCAGCAATTTCTCACCGGTTTGTGCTGCAAGAAGCCCAACAATAGGCCAGTTGGAGACACCACAGAAGTATTCagtagagaacacaccaatctgcTTCTCACGCTGCAGCTCTTTGTCCTCCCTTTCTTCTGGTGATGGAGCTCTCGATGGACAGAGCCAAAGTGAAAATGAGCTGGAGAGTGACTCATCTCTTGAAATTATTGAGGTGGAAGATGGTGATGAAGTCAAAAAGGAGGAAGAAGATGAGACACTTGAGGATTTAAGTGATAGTCAGTTGCTTATGACTGACCAGAAAACATGTCCCACAAGCAGCAGTACCTCTGATCCCATTCAGATTCCCTGCACGATTAGACATGAAAAAACATTCCTTAGAGCATTATCACCAGTCATGAATGAGGACAGGACCCCATCAAGTTCTTCAGACAATTACATTCATGAGACGCCACTTGTGATGAGTCGGTGTAGTTCTGTAAGTTCACTAGGCAGCTTTGAGTCTCCCTCAATTGCTAGTTCTGTACAAAGTGATCCTTGTAGTGAAATGATAAGTGGAACTGTCAGCCCGAGTGACCTCCCAGACAGCCCAGGGCAAACCATGCCCCCAAGTCGAAGTAAAACTCCATGCTGTGCTGAGTCAAGTGGACCTGAGCAGCAAAATCTTGGTGGCGTTGCAGGCCAGTGGGAAAACAGTTTGAGGAAGTTCATGGAAATTGCTGACTTTAAAGAGAGGTTCAACTTGCCTCCAGACTTGGACACAATGATCTACTTTACTGTTGAAAAGCCAATTGAGAACTTCTCTTGTGCCTCTAGTCTGAGTGCCCTACCTCTGCATGAGCACTATGTACAGAAAGATGTGGAGCTCAAGCTTACTCCTTTGCTTAATCAACAAGACAATGACACAGAATATGCTGGGCAGAGAGATGCTTCTGATGATCCATCCTGTATGGATCAAGATCAGTACAGTGAGGGAAACTCAGATGATGACATTGAGATACTCAAAGAGTGCATCAATTCAGCAATGCCTTCTCGGTTTAAGAAAGTAAGACCAAATATGATGTCTACTCTTTCAAACCAAGTTCTAAACACTCAGCCTAGGAGGTCTGTTCATTTACCAGTTTACATGGTGCTTCAGAATAATAACAATCAGATGTGCTCTGGCCGAAAGGTTGGAATGTGCATGAAAGATATTCATCATGATGATTCTTCTTACACTGATTCTGCAGAAGGTACTCCAATTTATTTCTCAAGTACCACATCCTTAAGTGATGAGACTCTTCAGTACCCAGTCAAAATGAAAGGGTCCAAAGACTGGCGATCAAGAAACAAAGAGACACAGGAACTTATTGATATAGAGGCAAGGAGGATTGAAGAACTCAGACTTTTCTCTCGCTTCCATAAATCAACCAAAATGGCATGTCAGTCTGAAATAATTACAAACCAAATGAACAAAACCATGAAACAAATGACTCCTACACAACGACTGCTTGTACAAAGTAAGGAGATGGCAGCAAAGATGACTCAGCAAAGAGTCCAAAGCCAGTCCCCAGTTCGACAAATACAAAAGCAGGGACACAATTTGTCACAAAGCATGCCACATTTAAATATTCCGGTCAGAAGGCAAGGCACAGATGTGTATCAAAATCAGAGGACGTATTCCAGAAGTAATACACAGGAAAACACAGCTTTTCAGTCATTGCGCCACCCAGCACCCACAGACGGCGCCATCTATTCCTTATACGACAATGAAATGGATAAAGAGGATGCAGTGATGGCAAGGGCAAGGGCTAGACAAAAACAGTTGAATGATCCAAGCAAGAATAACCTAGCTGTAAACTATGCTAATTCAAAAGGTCGCTTGGATAATTTCCAGAGAAATGGGTTTCATAGAATCAAGCAAAATCTGATTATGGAAGAAGCTCCCCCATGTTACTCTCTCAGCTCATCACTCAGCTCTTTGAGTGATGCAGAGTTCGAGGAACATCAGGTTAAATCACAGCGCGTTTGGTTGAGAAATAAACAGAACTTAACATCCAATCCAGTTCAGTGTCCCCAAAAAGGTCAACATGTCCAAAATCAATTTGAAGATAACAGTTCACCAAGTTCTGTCAGCATGGACTCTGAGGATGATCTTTTATTAAAATGCATAACATCTGCTATGcctaaacaaaagaaaaaacaagccACTAGAAAaaggaaaggagagaaaaaacaaaagcagaaaacTACTCTTCATAAGGAATCTGAAGACTGGGGTCCTGACAATGATTTGGGCAGTGATGAAATGGCATCTGATAAAGATTCTGACCTCAACAGCGTAGAATGGAGGGCAATACAAGAAGGCGCAAATACAATTATTACAAAGTTGCAAGCTTCAAAATCCCAGGATCCATCATCAGAATCAGAGTctgttctttcatttatttctggATCAAGCTTTACCCCAAAACCTGACATCGATGACAAGAAAAAGGTATTTAAGGACAACAAAAAGGCTAATAAACCACTTGATTTTGCCCCACGCAAACCTGTTCCAAACTTGCCAGTGGTTTTCAGAGGCAGAACAGTAATATACATGCCCAAAAAAGAGACAACACTTTCACAAAGACCACCACCTAAGAAAGCAACAACCAAAACAGATGCTCCAAAAAATCCTAATTTAGCTCAGCATCGATCTAGAAGCTTGCATAGATTGGGGCGTCCCAATGATTGTACTCAGTTGTCCTTGCCCAAGAGAAGCTCAACTCCTCCGGCCAGGATTCCAAAGAGCTCATCATCAGGATCATCTCAAAGCTCAACCCCTTCCAGGCAGCCCAGCAAAAAAGTAATCTCCCCTACCCAAACAGTTAAACAAAGTCAGAAATCAGTAGCCTCTGCTCCAAGTAGTCCACCAGATAACAAAGGAAGTGTTTCCACACCCAGTCAAAACCCAAGATCTTCTGCTGACAGCAAAACACAGAAATCTCCTGTCAGGATACCATTCATGCAGAGTCAGTCAAGAGCGATTTCGCCATTAGTGACAAATCAGCCGACTAATGCTAACAGGCCACATAATCAGTTACAAGGGAAAAGAATCCTCCCAGCCAATCGACTAGATTTAGTTCGAATGACGTCTGCTCATTCGCGCAGTGGTGAATCAGATCGCAACAGTTTCCTAAGACAACTGACATTCATCAAAGAAACATCAAACCTCTCAAGACAAGATGCCCCTTGTTCACGGTCAGTTCCTACATCTAAACATGGATCACCTCGAAGAGCATGTCCAGGGGCTCCAGCAGTTTTTCTATGCTCCTCTCGATGCCAGGAGCTAAAGCCAATACCACAGTTTCCAAGAAGAGTGCAGGGGGTTCAGGGGTCAAGAAATGGACAGGAACAAGGCATTCTCAAGCAGAATATGAATCTATCCAGGGCAAATTCCACTGACAGGAACCTCACAGTGAAACGCCCTGTCAGAAGAACCAGTTCAGAAAGTCCTTCCAGGGTGCCCCAGAGGTCTGTGCCTGAGCCAAAGCAaagggagaagagagaagacACGTTCAAAAGATATTCCTCCTCGCCCAGTATAAATGTCTTAAGCCGTGTCACCAGCCGCTCCTCCCTGCGCTCCTCCTCTTCAGACTCAAGTGGACGAGCTAAGAGTGAAAAAGACATGAAACAGAGGCAGAATAGAATTGGGTCACGAATCAGTAACAGTAAAGTCACCTGGAGAAGGATTCGTGATGAAGACGTTCCTCAGATTTTAAAGAGCACTCTTCCTCCCACCGCACTACCTCTGGTGCCTTCACCTGAAGGGCATAAACCAGTGCTGCCACCTCCATCACTGCCAGGAAAACTGCCAACAATTACACTAATATCACGTAAAACAAGTGACGCAACAGTACAGACTGAGGACTTCTCAACTAATAAAACTAATTCAAGCACCTCCCCTACAATTGAGAATGGTACAATTATTTCAGAAGAGGCAGCAAAGATGGCTGTTCTAAGAAGAATAAGCATGACCTCTGGGAATAACCTCCAAGATGGTGATTCCGATGGATCCCTCAAAAATTACAGCACAGCTTCCACTTCAACCTTTCAGTCTGTGGAGAGCAGCCATAGTGGAGGCATAGGTCACTTCCGTCAGAGTTCTCCCAGCAAAGCCGTCAGGGTTACTCCTTTCAATTATGTCCCGAGCCCAATGGCCTGTTGCTCTCAAGAAACACAGAGTCAAGCTAAAATCTCTGAGAAGTCGGGTGAAAAACTTGAAGCCTAG